One Streptomyces sp. NBC_01217 genomic region harbors:
- the ppdK gene encoding pyruvate, phosphate dikinase → MSENKDPHVPTPESREPQGQKFVYDFTEGNKDLKDLLGGKGANLAEMTNLGLPVPPGFTITTEACKVYLDSGEEPTELRAEVSAHLDALEARMGKKLGQADDPLLVSVRSGAKFSMPGMMDTVLNIGLSDASVVGLTAQAGDERFAWDSYRRLIQMFGKTVLGVDGDLFEEALEAAKEAKGVTVDVDLDAADLKKLVKQFKKIVSRDAGRDFPQDPREQMDLAIKAVFDSWNTDRAKLYRRQERIPGDLGTAVNICSMVFGNLGPDSGTGVAFTRDPASGHQGVYGDYLQNAQGEDVVAGIRNTVPLAELESIDKKSYDQLMQIMKTLETHYKDLCDIEFTIERGQLWMLQTRVGKRTAGAAFRIATQLVDQGLIDEAEALQRVNGAQLAQLMFPRFDDAGVADGKGPELLGRGIAASPGAAVGKAVFDSYTAVKWSRSGEKVILIRRETNPDDLDGMIAAEGILTSRGGKTSHAAVVARGMGKTCVCGAEDLEVDTKRRRMTVGGRVVEEGDVVSIDGSTGKVYLGEVPVVPSPVVEYFEGRMHAGADDADELVAAVHRIMAYADRVRRLRVRANADNAEDALRARRFGAQGIGLCRTEHMFLGERREMVEKLILADTDTERETALAALLPLQKADFIELFEAMDGLPVTVRLLDPPLHEFLPDITELSVRVALAESRKDANENDLRLLQAVHKLHEQNPMLGLRGVRLGLVIPGLFAMQVRAIAEAAAHRKNAKGDPRAEIMIPLVGTVQELEIVREEADRVIAEVEAATGTALKLTIGTMIELPRAALTAGQIAEAAQFFSFGTNDLTQTVWGFSRDDVEASFFTAYLEKGIFGVSPFETIDKDGVGSLVRSAVAAGRATRPDLKLGVCGEHGGDPESVHFFHEAGLDYVSCSPFRIPVARLEAGRAAAESKGSDSR, encoded by the coding sequence GTGTCGGAAAACAAAGATCCCCACGTACCCACCCCGGAATCCCGGGAGCCCCAGGGCCAGAAGTTCGTCTACGACTTCACCGAGGGCAACAAGGATCTGAAGGACCTGCTCGGCGGGAAGGGTGCCAACCTCGCCGAGATGACCAATCTCGGGCTCCCCGTCCCTCCGGGCTTCACCATCACCACCGAGGCCTGCAAGGTCTACCTCGACAGTGGCGAGGAGCCGACGGAGCTGCGGGCCGAGGTCAGCGCGCATCTCGACGCCCTTGAGGCGCGGATGGGCAAGAAGCTCGGCCAGGCGGACGACCCGCTGCTGGTCTCGGTCCGCTCCGGCGCGAAGTTCTCGATGCCCGGCATGATGGACACGGTTCTCAACATCGGCCTCTCCGACGCGTCCGTGGTCGGTCTCACCGCCCAGGCCGGCGACGAGCGGTTCGCGTGGGACTCCTACCGCCGCCTCATCCAGATGTTCGGCAAGACCGTCCTCGGCGTCGACGGCGACCTCTTCGAGGAGGCGCTGGAGGCGGCGAAGGAGGCCAAGGGCGTCACGGTCGACGTGGATCTCGACGCGGCCGACCTGAAGAAGCTGGTCAAGCAGTTCAAGAAGATCGTCTCGCGGGACGCCGGACGTGACTTCCCGCAGGACCCGCGCGAGCAGATGGACCTGGCTATAAAGGCCGTCTTCGACTCGTGGAACACCGACCGGGCCAAGCTCTACCGCCGCCAGGAGCGCATCCCCGGCGACCTAGGCACGGCCGTCAACATCTGTTCGATGGTCTTCGGGAACCTCGGCCCCGACTCCGGTACGGGCGTCGCGTTCACCCGCGACCCGGCCAGCGGCCACCAGGGCGTCTACGGCGACTACCTGCAGAACGCGCAGGGCGAGGACGTCGTCGCCGGTATCCGCAACACCGTGCCGCTCGCCGAGCTGGAGTCGATCGACAAGAAGTCGTACGACCAGCTGATGCAGATCATGAAGACGCTCGAAACGCACTACAAGGACCTGTGCGACATCGAGTTCACCATCGAGCGCGGCCAGCTGTGGATGCTCCAGACCCGGGTCGGCAAGCGCACCGCCGGTGCCGCCTTCCGGATCGCGACGCAGCTCGTCGACCAGGGCCTGATCGACGAGGCCGAGGCGCTCCAGCGGGTCAACGGGGCGCAGCTCGCACAGCTGATGTTCCCGCGCTTCGACGACGCGGGAGTCGCCGACGGGAAGGGGCCCGAGCTGCTGGGCCGCGGCATCGCCGCCTCCCCGGGCGCCGCGGTCGGCAAGGCCGTCTTCGACTCGTACACCGCGGTGAAGTGGTCCCGGTCCGGCGAGAAGGTCATCCTCATCCGCCGTGAGACCAACCCCGACGACCTCGACGGCATGATCGCGGCCGAGGGCATCCTGACCTCGCGCGGCGGCAAGACCTCGCACGCCGCCGTCGTCGCCCGCGGCATGGGCAAGACCTGTGTCTGCGGCGCCGAGGACCTCGAAGTCGACACCAAGCGCCGCCGGATGACGGTGGGCGGCCGGGTCGTCGAGGAGGGCGACGTCGTCTCCATCGACGGCTCCACCGGCAAGGTGTACCTCGGTGAGGTCCCCGTCGTGCCGTCCCCGGTCGTCGAGTACTTCGAGGGCCGGATGCACGCGGGCGCCGACGACGCCGACGAACTGGTGGCCGCCGTGCACCGGATCATGGCGTACGCGGACCGGGTGCGCCGGCTGCGGGTGCGGGCCAACGCCGACAACGCCGAGGACGCGCTGCGGGCCCGCCGCTTCGGTGCCCAGGGCATCGGCCTGTGCCGTACCGAGCACATGTTCCTCGGCGAGCGCCGCGAGATGGTCGAGAAGCTGATCCTCGCGGACACCGACACCGAGCGCGAGACCGCGCTGGCCGCGCTGCTTCCGCTCCAGAAGGCCGACTTCATCGAGCTGTTCGAGGCGATGGACGGACTGCCCGTCACCGTACGGCTGCTCGACCCGCCGCTGCACGAGTTCCTGCCGGACATCACCGAGCTCTCGGTGCGTGTCGCGCTCGCCGAGTCCCGCAAGGACGCCAACGAGAACGACCTGCGCCTGCTCCAGGCCGTGCACAAGCTGCACGAGCAGAACCCGATGCTCGGTCTGCGCGGCGTACGGCTCGGTCTGGTCATCCCCGGCCTGTTCGCGATGCAGGTCCGGGCGATCGCCGAGGCGGCCGCGCACCGCAAGAACGCCAAGGGCGACCCGCGCGCCGAGATCATGATTCCGCTCGTCGGCACGGTCCAGGAGCTGGAGATCGTCCGCGAGGAGGCCGACCGGGTCATCGCCGAGGTCGAGGCCGCCACCGGCACCGCGCTGAAGCTGACCATCGGCACGATGATCGAGCTGCCGCGCGCCGCGCTGACCGCCGGTCAGATCGCCGAGGCCGCGCAGTTCTTCTCCTTCGGCACGAACGACCTGACCCAGACGGTGTGGGGCTTCTCCCGCGACGACGTGGAGGCCTCGTTCTTCACCGCGTACCTGGAGAAGGGCATCTTCGGGGTGTCGCCGTTCGAGACGATCGACAAGGACGGCGTCGGCTCGCTGGTCCGCAGCGCCGTCGCGGCCGGCCGGGCCACCCGCCCGGACCTGAAGCTCGGTGTCTGCGGCGAGCACGGCGGCGACCCGGAGTCGGTGCACTTCTTCCACGAGGCGGGTCTGGACTACGTGTCCTGCTCCCCGTTCCGCATCCCCGTCGCCCGCCTGGAGGCGGGCCGTGCGGCGGCGGAATCGAAGGGCAGCGACAGCCGCTGA
- a CDS encoding DUF5990 family protein, with amino-acid sequence MQIHIEGSHLPGLTCGPGTSFPGANNIHVGVQRKDRPGELLGLHPGDTPSASWTLDCTVAPAGDGVEIEGPYVQNRLGGRFVYLSWGTVDENGVFTMFRRAKLMLADIDPTVLEAAVHSGHLTARLPLSDAKGQPLCARVRPPVVAWSAAAPA; translated from the coding sequence ATGCAGATCCATATCGAAGGCTCGCACCTCCCCGGCCTCACCTGTGGGCCCGGCACCAGCTTCCCCGGCGCCAACAACATCCACGTGGGCGTGCAGCGCAAGGACAGACCCGGCGAGCTGCTGGGCCTGCACCCGGGCGACACCCCGTCGGCCTCGTGGACCCTGGACTGCACCGTCGCCCCGGCCGGGGACGGTGTCGAGATCGAGGGGCCCTACGTGCAGAACCGGCTCGGCGGGCGCTTCGTCTATCTGTCCTGGGGCACGGTCGACGAGAACGGCGTCTTCACCATGTTCCGGCGGGCCAAGCTGATGCTGGCCGACATCGATCCGACCGTGCTCGAAGCGGCCGTGCACTCCGGGCACCTCACCGCGCGGCTGCCGCTCTCCGACGCGAAGGGGCAGCCGCTCTGCGCCCGGGTGCGGCCGCCGGTCGTCGCCTGGTCCGCCGCCGCCCCGGCCTGA
- a CDS encoding MFS transporter: protein MYDLSHRRRQLVLAICCMSLLIVSLDNTVLNVALPSMQKELHATVAGMQWTIDAYTLVLASLLMLAGSTADRIGRRKIFKIGLVLFTLGSVLCSLAPNLESLVAFRMVQAVGGSMLNPVAMSIITNVFTDPRERARAIGVWGAVVGISMAAGPVVGGLLVDSVGWRSIFWINLPVGVLALLLTWRYVPESRAPRPRRPDPVGQLLVIGLLGSLTYAIIEAPSAGWASPRILVFVALAVCSLVGLLLYEPRRAEPLIDLRFFRSAPFSGATVIAVSAFAALSGFLFLNTLYLQNVRGLNALHAGLYMLPMAALTFVCAPLSGRLVGSRGPRLPLLVAGLAITACGVLFAAFDAETDTVLLFTGYVLFGLGFGMVNAPITNTAVSGMPRAQAGVAAAIASTSRQTGGTLGVAVIGAVLAAGVAGTGSPRGASYAAAFVDASKPAWWILAGCGLCVLVVGALTSGPWARGTARRTAERLEAAGAPAGDQASAGSRA from the coding sequence ATGTACGACCTGAGCCACCGCCGACGGCAGCTGGTGCTCGCGATCTGCTGCATGAGCCTGCTGATCGTCAGCCTCGACAACACCGTCCTCAACGTCGCCCTCCCCTCCATGCAGAAAGAACTGCACGCCACCGTCGCGGGCATGCAGTGGACGATCGACGCCTACACCCTCGTCCTCGCCTCGCTGCTGATGCTCGCGGGCTCCACCGCCGACCGGATCGGGCGCCGGAAGATCTTCAAGATCGGGCTCGTCCTCTTCACCCTCGGCTCGGTGCTCTGTTCCCTGGCGCCGAACCTGGAATCGCTGGTGGCGTTCCGCATGGTGCAGGCGGTGGGCGGCTCGATGCTCAACCCCGTCGCGATGTCGATCATCACCAATGTCTTCACCGACCCGCGTGAGCGGGCCCGGGCCATCGGGGTGTGGGGCGCTGTCGTCGGCATCTCCATGGCGGCGGGACCGGTGGTCGGCGGGCTGCTGGTGGACTCGGTCGGCTGGCGGTCCATCTTCTGGATCAATCTTCCCGTCGGTGTCCTCGCGCTGCTGCTCACCTGGCGGTACGTCCCCGAGTCCCGCGCCCCCAGGCCGCGTCGCCCCGATCCGGTGGGGCAGCTGCTGGTGATCGGGCTGCTCGGTTCGCTGACGTACGCGATCATCGAAGCGCCCTCGGCGGGCTGGGCCTCACCGCGCATCCTGGTGTTCGTCGCGCTCGCCGTGTGCTCGCTCGTCGGGCTGCTGCTGTACGAGCCCCGGCGCGCCGAGCCCCTGATCGATCTGCGGTTCTTCCGCAGCGCCCCGTTCAGCGGTGCCACCGTCATCGCGGTCAGCGCCTTCGCCGCGCTGAGTGGCTTCCTCTTCCTCAACACGCTGTATCTGCAGAACGTGCGCGGTCTGAACGCGCTGCACGCCGGTCTGTACATGCTGCCGATGGCGGCCCTGACCTTTGTCTGCGCACCGCTGTCGGGGCGGCTCGTCGGCAGCCGGGGGCCGCGGCTGCCGTTGCTGGTGGCGGGCCTGGCCATAACGGCGTGCGGGGTGCTGTTCGCCGCGTTCGACGCGGAGACGGACACCGTCCTGCTGTTCACCGGCTATGTGCTGTTCGGCCTCGGCTTCGGCATGGTCAACGCGCCGATCACCAATACGGCCGTGTCCGGGATGCCGCGCGCGCAGGCCGGTGTGGCAGCGGCGATCGCCTCGACCAGCCGGCAGACCGGCGGGACGCTCGGGGTCGCCGTGATCGGGGCGGTGCTGGCGGCGGGCGTGGCCGGTACCGGGTCGCCGCGCGGCGCCTCGTACGCGGCCGCGTTCGTGGACGCGAGCAAGCCCGCCTGGTGGATCCTCGCCGGGTGCGGGCTGTGCGTCCTGGTGGTGGGGGCACTGACCAGCGGGCCGTGGGCGCGCGGGACCGCGCGCCGTACCGCGGAGCGGCTGGAGGCGGCGGGTGCCCCGGCCGGGGATCAGGCGTCGGCGGGATCCAGGGCCTGA
- a CDS encoding aminotransferase class IV family protein: MTTPSLFPYAEFDGHPATEADLRIPAFLNYGHFTAMQVRGKKVRGLALHLARLDSANQELFERALDADRVRELIRHALDSAGVRDASTRVHAFLPPGDTETTVMVTVREPAQKSAEPHAVMSVPYARTVPHIKRPGEFGQTYYARLASRAGFDEALLTLPGGVVTEGAITNIGFWDGTSVVWPDAPSLLGITKALLEQELPGAGLESVRRPVTLDGLTAFRSAFLTNSQGIAPVRRIDDIEFTVDEELMKRIGQAYDRAPWDTV, encoded by the coding sequence ATGACGACTCCCTCTCTCTTCCCGTACGCGGAGTTCGACGGACACCCGGCCACCGAAGCGGATCTACGGATTCCGGCTTTCCTCAACTACGGCCATTTCACGGCCATGCAGGTACGGGGCAAAAAGGTGCGCGGCCTCGCCCTCCATCTGGCCCGGCTGGACTCCGCCAACCAGGAGCTGTTCGAGCGCGCACTGGACGCGGACCGGGTCCGCGAGCTGATCCGCCACGCGCTGGACAGTGCGGGGGTACGGGACGCCTCCACCCGGGTGCACGCCTTCCTGCCGCCGGGCGACACGGAGACGACCGTCATGGTCACGGTGCGCGAGCCGGCACAGAAGTCGGCCGAGCCGCACGCCGTGATGTCCGTTCCGTACGCCCGGACCGTGCCGCACATCAAGCGTCCCGGCGAGTTCGGCCAGACGTACTACGCAAGGCTCGCCTCACGCGCCGGTTTCGACGAGGCCCTGCTGACCCTGCCGGGCGGGGTGGTGACGGAGGGGGCGATCACCAACATCGGCTTCTGGGACGGCACTTCGGTCGTCTGGCCCGACGCCCCTTCGCTGCTCGGCATCACCAAGGCACTGCTGGAGCAGGAACTGCCCGGCGCGGGGCTGGAGTCCGTACGGCGCCCGGTGACGCTGGACGGGCTGACCGCGTTCCGTTCCGCGTTCCTCACCAACTCGCAGGGCATCGCACCGGTCCGGCGGATCGACGACATCGAGTTCACGGTGGACGAGGAGCTGATGAAGCGGATCGGGCAGGCGTACGACCGTGCGCCGTGGGACACGGTCTGA
- a CDS encoding sulfite exporter TauE/SafE family protein: MPDIALTTLVVLCLAAAAAGWIDAVVGGGGLLLLPALLLGLPHVPAAHVLGTNKAIAIVGTSGAAVTYARKAPVKVATALRIGLAALAGSMTGAFFAAGISSEVLRPVIMVVLLAVAAFVMLRPSFGRAADDGARQKVTRARTVTAIVLVGGGIGFYDGLFGPGTGTFLVLALTAVLHLDLVTASATAKIVNVCTNGGALAMFAYQGSVMWQLAALMAVFNLAGGLIGARMALRKGSEFVRGVLLVVVFSLVAKLAFDQWTA, encoded by the coding sequence ATGCCCGACATAGCACTCACCACCCTGGTCGTCCTCTGCCTCGCCGCAGCCGCGGCGGGCTGGATCGACGCGGTGGTCGGCGGCGGCGGACTGCTGCTGCTGCCGGCCCTGCTCCTGGGGCTGCCGCACGTCCCGGCCGCACACGTCCTCGGCACGAACAAGGCGATCGCGATCGTCGGCACCTCGGGTGCCGCCGTGACGTACGCACGCAAGGCACCGGTGAAGGTCGCAACGGCCCTGCGGATCGGGCTCGCGGCGCTGGCCGGATCGATGACCGGGGCGTTCTTCGCCGCCGGGATCAGCAGCGAGGTGCTGCGCCCGGTGATCATGGTCGTGCTGCTGGCGGTCGCGGCGTTCGTGATGCTGCGGCCCTCGTTCGGCAGGGCGGCGGACGACGGTGCGCGGCAGAAGGTCACCCGGGCCCGCACCGTCACCGCGATCGTGCTGGTCGGTGGCGGCATCGGCTTCTACGACGGGCTGTTCGGCCCCGGCACCGGAACGTTCCTGGTGCTGGCGCTGACCGCGGTGCTCCACCTCGATCTGGTGACGGCGTCCGCCACCGCCAAGATCGTCAACGTCTGCACCAACGGCGGGGCGCTGGCGATGTTCGCCTACCAGGGCAGCGTGATGTGGCAGCTGGCCGCGCTGATGGCGGTCTTCAATCTGGCGGGCGGGCTGATCGGGGCGCGGATGGCGCTCAGGAAGGGCAGCGAGTTCGTCCGCGGGGTCCTGCTGGTCGTGGTGTTCTCGCTGGTCGCGAAGCTGGCGTTCGACCAGTGGACGGCGTGA
- a CDS encoding VOC family protein gives MPQMIFVNLPVKDLETTKTFFGKLGYSFNPQFSDENTACLVISDTIFAMLLTEPRFKDFTKKEIVDASKSVEVMLALSAESREKVDELVDTALASGGSPANEPVDLGFMYGRSFEDPDHHIWEVVWMDPSAVEGQQG, from the coding sequence ATGCCTCAGATGATCTTCGTGAACCTGCCGGTCAAGGACCTTGAGACGACCAAGACCTTCTTCGGCAAGCTCGGCTACTCGTTCAACCCGCAGTTCTCCGACGAGAACACCGCGTGTCTCGTCATCAGCGACACCATCTTCGCCATGCTCCTGACGGAGCCCCGCTTCAAGGATTTCACCAAGAAGGAGATCGTCGACGCCTCGAAGTCCGTGGAGGTGATGCTCGCCCTGAGCGCCGAGAGCCGGGAGAAGGTGGACGAGCTGGTCGACACCGCCCTCGCCTCCGGCGGATCGCCCGCCAACGAGCCGGTCGACCTCGGCTTCATGTACGGCCGTTCCTTCGAGGACCCGGACCACCACATCTGGGAGGTCGTGTGGATGGACCCGTCCGCGGTCGAGGGCCAGCAGGGCTGA
- the dusB gene encoding tRNA dihydrouridine synthase DusB, with protein MTTLAPAPPLLRIGPHTVQPPVVLAPMAGITNAPFRTLCRGFSGGKGLFVSEMITTRALVERNEKTMQLIHFDASETPRSIQLYGVDPVTVGKAVRMIVDENLADHIDLNFGCPVPKVTRKGGGSALPYKRPLLRAILNQAVSNAGDLPVTIKMRKGIDDDHTTYLDAGRIAVEEGVTAVALHGRTAAQHYGGTADWDAIARLKEHVPEIPVLGNGDIWCADDALRMMRETGCDGVVVGRGCLGRPWLFGDLVSAFEGTGTRRAPGLREVADVMVRHATLLGEWIGDETRGVIDFRKHVAWYLKGFSVGSEMRKKLAVTSSLQELGGQLRELDLDQPWPDGADGPRGRTSGNNRVVLPDGWLKDPYDCAGVSADAELDTSGG; from the coding sequence ATGACCACGCTCGCCCCCGCGCCCCCGCTGCTCCGGATCGGCCCCCACACGGTGCAGCCACCGGTGGTGCTCGCCCCCATGGCCGGCATCACCAACGCCCCGTTCCGCACCCTGTGCCGGGGGTTCTCCGGCGGCAAGGGGCTGTTCGTCAGCGAGATGATCACCACGCGGGCGCTGGTCGAGCGCAACGAGAAGACCATGCAGCTCATCCACTTCGACGCGAGCGAGACCCCGCGCTCGATCCAGCTGTACGGAGTGGACCCGGTCACCGTCGGCAAGGCCGTCCGCATGATCGTCGACGAGAACCTCGCCGACCACATCGATCTGAACTTCGGCTGCCCGGTCCCCAAGGTGACCCGCAAGGGCGGCGGCTCGGCGCTCCCGTACAAGCGGCCCCTGCTGCGGGCGATCCTCAATCAGGCGGTCTCCAACGCGGGCGATCTGCCGGTCACCATCAAGATGCGCAAGGGCATCGACGACGACCACACCACGTATCTCGACGCGGGCCGGATAGCGGTCGAGGAGGGCGTCACGGCCGTCGCCCTGCACGGCAGGACCGCCGCCCAGCACTACGGCGGTACCGCCGACTGGGACGCGATCGCCCGCCTCAAGGAGCACGTCCCGGAGATCCCCGTCCTCGGCAACGGCGACATCTGGTGCGCGGACGACGCCCTGCGGATGATGCGCGAGACCGGCTGCGACGGCGTGGTCGTGGGCCGCGGCTGCCTGGGCCGCCCGTGGCTCTTCGGCGACCTGGTGAGCGCGTTCGAGGGTACGGGGACGAGGCGTGCGCCGGGCCTGCGCGAGGTCGCCGACGTCATGGTGCGCCACGCGACGCTGCTGGGGGAGTGGATCGGCGACGAGACCCGTGGCGTGATCGACTTCCGCAAGCACGTCGCCTGGTACCTCAAGGGCTTCTCGGTCGGCTCCGAGATGCGCAAGAAGCTGGCGGTCACCTCGTCGCTTCAGGAGCTGGGCGGGCAGCTGCGGGAGCTGGACCTGGACCAGCCGTGGCCGGACGGCGCGGACGGGCCGCGGGGGCGCACCTCGGGCAACAACCGGGTGGTCCTGCCGGACGGCTGGCTGAAGGACCCGTACGACTGCGCGGGCGTGAGCGCGGACGCGGAGCTGGACACCTCGGGCGGCTGA
- a CDS encoding ArsR/SmtB family transcription factor encodes MLRIHMSGVDLSKVRMATRPDALWETILSFHRLRDRRGSTVFGKWRTEARPRLKGEVRLLAALIPPRGYFPDFLTPSQESSEPYGIETGMEVLRNTPPARIRAELALLGAGRREAGRAPDGRAEPLGRFIDALRGYHRAAIEPYWSHIRASIEADRAIRGRALLDGGAEELLASLPPMIRWRAPVLEADYPVDRELSLDGRGLLLQPSYFCRVTPVVYRDPQLPPVLVYPVTHSHAPVFTEPGPWLGRLLGNTRSTVLSVIGNGCTTSELALRAGVSLASASQHACVLREAGLIHTLRHGSSVLHTLTPLGGSLLRGGAPLALS; translated from the coding sequence GTGTTGCGTATCCATATGTCCGGAGTGGACCTTTCCAAGGTGCGGATGGCCACTCGGCCGGATGCGCTGTGGGAAACCATTCTGAGTTTCCACCGGCTGAGGGACCGGCGTGGTTCCACGGTGTTCGGGAAATGGCGTACGGAGGCCCGGCCCCGGTTGAAAGGTGAAGTACGTCTGCTGGCCGCCCTGATTCCACCGCGCGGCTATTTCCCGGACTTCCTGACGCCTTCTCAGGAAAGCAGCGAGCCGTACGGCATCGAGACCGGAATGGAAGTGCTGCGCAACACCCCGCCCGCGCGGATCCGCGCCGAACTCGCCCTGCTGGGCGCCGGACGCCGCGAGGCGGGCCGCGCCCCGGACGGACGCGCCGAGCCGCTCGGCCGGTTCATCGACGCCCTGCGCGGCTACCACCGTGCCGCGATCGAACCCTACTGGTCGCACATCCGGGCCAGCATCGAGGCCGACCGTGCCATCCGCGGCCGCGCCCTCCTGGACGGCGGGGCGGAAGAGCTGCTCGCCTCCCTCCCGCCCATGATCCGCTGGCGGGCCCCCGTGCTGGAGGCGGACTACCCCGTGGACCGCGAACTGAGTCTGGACGGGCGGGGACTGCTGCTCCAGCCGTCCTACTTCTGCCGCGTCACCCCGGTCGTCTACCGCGACCCCCAGCTCCCGCCGGTCCTCGTCTACCCGGTCACCCACTCCCATGCCCCGGTCTTCACCGAACCGGGGCCCTGGCTCGGCCGGCTCCTCGGCAACACCCGCTCGACGGTCCTGAGCGTCATCGGCAACGGCTGCACGACCAGCGAACTCGCCCTCCGGGCAGGAGTCTCCCTCGCCTCGGCGAGCCAGCACGCCTGTGTGCTGCGCGAGGCCGGCCTGATCCACACCCTGCGGCACGGCAGCTCCGTACTGCACACGCTGACCCCGCTGGGCGGATCGCTGCTCAGGGGCGGCGCACCGCTCGCCCTGTCCTGA
- a CDS encoding class F sortase — protein MSQKGKGWLLVVAALAGIWLIRHGSGAELTPPQPAAAQAFAGGPELQPGAPLAEPLKPSAPVRIRIPSIRVDAPMMRLGLGADGSLDVPPADNRNVVGWYRDGTPPGSKGSAIVAGHVDDATGPSVFYNLGTLQKGNKVEVVRQDGRTAVFSLDAVEVYENKNFPDERVYGASPYASLRLITCGGGFSRTTGYRGNVVAYAHLTGVR, from the coding sequence GTGTCCCAGAAGGGCAAGGGCTGGCTGCTGGTCGTCGCGGCGCTGGCCGGTATCTGGCTGATCCGCCATGGCTCCGGTGCCGAGCTGACCCCGCCCCAGCCGGCCGCCGCCCAGGCCTTCGCGGGCGGCCCCGAGCTGCAGCCGGGGGCCCCGCTCGCCGAACCGCTGAAGCCCTCGGCGCCCGTACGCATCCGCATCCCGAGCATCCGGGTGGACGCCCCGATGATGCGTCTGGGGCTCGGGGCCGACGGCAGTCTCGATGTGCCGCCGGCCGACAACCGCAACGTCGTCGGCTGGTACCGGGACGGCACTCCGCCCGGCTCGAAGGGCAGCGCGATCGTCGCCGGACATGTCGACGACGCGACGGGGCCCTCGGTCTTCTACAACCTGGGCACCCTTCAGAAGGGCAACAAGGTCGAGGTGGTCCGCCAGGACGGGCGTACCGCCGTGTTCTCACTCGACGCGGTCGAGGTCTACGAGAACAAGAACTTCCCCGACGAGCGGGTGTACGGCGCCTCGCCCTACGCCTCGCTGCGGCTGATCACCTGCGGCGGCGGTTTCTCCAGGACGACGGGTTACCGGGGCAATGTGGTGGCGTACGCGCATCTCACCGGGGTGCGGTGA
- a CDS encoding oxidoreductase, protein MGQGWNASDIPDQSGRTAVVTGANSGIGLNTARELARRGARVLLACRDETRGKEAASRIRTAVTGADVEFVPLDLADLDSVRKFAAAHTPDRLDLLINNAGVMALPYGRTADGFERQFGVNHLGHFALTGLLLPKLLATPGARVVSVSSSVHAVADIDIGDLNSERNYRRWIAYGRSKTANLLFIHELARRLSAAGCDLVAAAAHPGYAATNLQTAGVRMESRRAAERIFELGNRIVAQPASAGALPTLYAATAPGVRPDSFTGPRLLGWRGAPGPSWRAGWTLNDVAGERLWVASEQLTGVAYPGLTS, encoded by the coding sequence ATGGGCCAGGGCTGGAACGCGAGCGACATCCCCGATCAGAGCGGCCGCACGGCCGTGGTCACCGGAGCCAACAGCGGCATCGGACTGAACACGGCACGGGAACTGGCCCGCCGCGGCGCGCGCGTACTGCTCGCCTGCCGTGACGAGACGCGCGGCAAGGAGGCCGCATCCCGTATCCGGACGGCCGTGACCGGCGCGGACGTGGAGTTCGTACCGCTCGATCTGGCCGATCTGGATTCCGTACGGAAGTTCGCCGCGGCCCACACGCCCGACCGGCTCGATCTGCTGATCAACAACGCGGGGGTGATGGCCCTCCCCTACGGGAGGACGGCCGACGGCTTCGAGAGGCAGTTCGGCGTCAACCACCTCGGGCACTTCGCCCTCACCGGACTGCTGCTCCCGAAGCTCCTCGCCACTCCCGGGGCGCGGGTGGTGAGCGTCTCCAGCAGTGTGCACGCGGTGGCCGACATCGATATCGGGGATCTCAACAGCGAGCGGAACTACCGCCGCTGGATCGCCTACGGCCGCTCGAAGACCGCCAATCTGCTCTTCATCCACGAGCTGGCGCGGCGGCTCTCGGCCGCCGGTTGCGACCTGGTGGCCGCCGCGGCGCACCCCGGGTACGCGGCGACCAATCTGCAGACGGCGGGCGTCCGGATGGAGAGCCGCAGGGCGGCGGAGCGGATCTTCGAGCTGGGCAACCGGATCGTCGCCCAGCCCGCGTCGGCCGGTGCGCTGCCCACTCTGTACGCGGCCACCGCGCCCGGCGTACGCCCCGACTCGTTCACCGGGCCGAGGCTGCTCGGCTGGCGCGGTGCGCCCGGCCCGTCCTGGCGTGCGGGCTGGACGCTGAACGATGTGGCGGGCGAGCGGCTCTGGGTGGCGTCCGAGCAGCTGACAGGGGTGGCGTATCCGGGCCTCACGTCCTGA